From a single Bacteroidetes Order II. bacterium genomic region:
- a CDS encoding T9SS type A sorting domain-containing protein produces MKRVEFKVVFTLLVCMVAVGTCSAVFAQTGPAPPVNFSVRTGDKTAIIRWGAADRTTLGYYVYWSTSVAGPFTSRTSVMQTQPYWVDTSLPNDKTYYFAISAVNTSFIEGEKSQPIAVTPKELSDEAFLDLMQQTAFDFFWYEANPEKGLIRDRSQRGSHASTASVGFGLPAIAVGIERGWITREEGRKRVLNTLRFFADVPTDQPSDGTGYKGFYYHFLNFTGGYREWSSELSTIDTALLLAGVLFSKEYFSGTDAEEAEIRSLATEINNRADWNWASPRSPRVSHGWKPETGLLPYDWAGYSEASILYIIGLGSPTHPLPASSWNAWTSSYSWQTHYGQSFVIFPPLFGHQYSHVFIDFRGIKDSYMAARGSDYFENSRRATLAQQAYCIANPKKFTDYGENLWGITASDVPGGYKARGAPPDWSDDGTLNPTAPGGSFPFTPTESLAALREMYNRYRPNLWGAYGLKDAFNPSKNWFASDFIGIDQGPIVLMIENHRTGLIWKHMMKSEVIQRGLRRAGFKGPGVVNDSELPPAEVVQANGYPNPFISNVQLQVVMDQSGKATLEVFDVQGRRVHREEKYVERGEQKWLLNGAGWPSGVYLVRIRHNGKETFSRVVRQSD; encoded by the coding sequence ATGAAAAGAGTTGAATTTAAAGTGGTATTCACCTTGCTGGTTTGCATGGTTGCCGTAGGAACGTGTTCCGCTGTCTTTGCACAGACCGGGCCAGCGCCTCCTGTAAACTTTTCCGTAAGAACAGGGGATAAAACCGCCATTATTCGATGGGGTGCTGCAGATCGGACGACATTGGGCTATTACGTCTATTGGTCAACCAGTGTTGCCGGGCCGTTTACCTCCAGAACATCGGTGATGCAAACACAGCCCTATTGGGTGGATACCAGTTTGCCGAATGATAAAACCTATTATTTTGCTATTTCTGCAGTAAACACCAGCTTTATAGAAGGGGAAAAGTCGCAACCGATTGCTGTAACCCCAAAAGAATTATCGGATGAAGCCTTTTTGGATTTGATGCAACAAACGGCATTTGATTTTTTTTGGTACGAGGCCAATCCGGAAAAAGGGTTGATTAGAGACCGGAGCCAGCGGGGTTCTCATGCCAGTACGGCCAGTGTAGGTTTTGGACTTCCGGCCATTGCCGTCGGGATTGAACGTGGGTGGATCACCCGCGAGGAAGGCCGCAAACGTGTTTTAAATACCCTGCGGTTCTTTGCGGATGTCCCGACGGATCAGCCTTCGGATGGAACCGGATACAAGGGGTTTTATTATCATTTCCTGAATTTTACGGGCGGGTATCGGGAATGGAGTAGCGAACTTTCTACCATTGATACAGCCTTGTTGCTGGCAGGTGTTTTGTTTTCTAAAGAATATTTTTCTGGAACCGACGCCGAAGAAGCCGAAATCCGGTCATTGGCAACGGAAATAAACAACCGTGCAGACTGGAACTGGGCCTCGCCCCGTTCTCCACGGGTGTCTCATGGGTGGAAGCCGGAAACGGGCCTGCTGCCTTATGACTGGGCCGGATACAGTGAGGCATCCATCTTATATATCATTGGCCTTGGTTCGCCCACGCACCCTTTGCCCGCATCGTCTTGGAATGCATGGACGTCTTCCTATAGCTGGCAAACGCATTACGGACAGTCTTTTGTTATCTTTCCACCTTTGTTTGGACATCAATATTCTCATGTTTTTATTGACTTTAGGGGGATAAAAGACAGTTACATGGCCGCACGGGGTTCCGATTATTTCGAGAATTCGCGCCGTGCTACCCTTGCGCAACAGGCTTATTGTATAGCCAACCCCAAAAAATTTACGGATTATGGGGAAAACCTATGGGGGATTACCGCTTCGGATGTACCAGGTGGGTATAAAGCGCGAGGTGCTCCGCCAGACTGGAGCGATGATGGAACACTAAATCCTACCGCACCAGGTGGATCTTTTCCTTTTACACCCACCGAGTCGCTGGCCGCTTTACGCGAGATGTATAACCGTTATCGTCCCAATTTGTGGGGCGCTTATGGGCTTAAAGACGCCTTTAACCCTTCCAAAAATTGGTTTGCAAGCGATTTTATAGGGATTGACCAAGGCCCGATTGTTTTGATGATCGAGAACCATCGCACAGGGCTGATTTGGAAACACATGATGAAGAGCGAGGTCATTCAGCGTGGGCTCCGGCGGGCGGGCTTTAAAGGCCCTGGGGTGGTCAATGATTCTGAACTTCCTCCAGCAGAGGTTGTGCAGGCCAATGGGTATCCCAATCCCTTTATCAGCAACGTACAACTTCAAGTCGTTATGGATCAAAGTGGAAAAGCGACCTTAGAGGTTTTTGATGTGCAAGGGCGGCGAGTACATCGGGAGGAAAAATACGTAGAACGTGGGGAACAGAAATGGTTGTTGAATGGGGCTGGGTGGCCAAGTGGGGTATATTTGGTGCGGATTCGGCATAATGGAAAAGAAACGTTTTCGCGGGTAGTCCGCCAAAGTGATTGA
- a CDS encoding sugar ABC transporter substrate-binding protein → MYRFMFLFLVVVTGCTNQTDSRKEIRIWAMGKEGEVLGTLVPAFERLNPDIKVRVQALPWTAAHEKLLTGFAGESLPDLCQLGNTWMPEFTALNALEELTPWIAQSKVVQAKDYFTGIWASNVFDNQTYGIPWYVDTRLLFYRKDLLEKAGYTSPPQTWREWEIAMQQIKKQVGPDKYAVLLPLNEFEPPIIFALQQPEEMLRENGTRGNFQSSGFKKAYRYYLDLFRNQLSPSVGNQEISNVWHEFGRGYFSFYITGPWNVSEFKARLPQSLQTAWATAPMPAPEAGQAPYSMAGGASLVIFRQSKRKAEAWAFLEYLSRPEVQIRFNELTGDLPPRLSAWQNPKLAADPYMRAFRQQLEFTRPTPKVPEWERIATELRLTTEVVLSGKKSMEVALKDLDATTDRILEKRRWMLAQNRAIP, encoded by the coding sequence ATGTACCGTTTTATGTTCCTGTTTTTGGTCGTGGTGACTGGATGTACCAACCAAACGGATTCCCGAAAGGAAATCCGCATTTGGGCAATGGGCAAAGAGGGGGAGGTTTTAGGAACATTGGTACCAGCGTTTGAGCGATTAAACCCTGATATAAAAGTGCGGGTGCAGGCCCTGCCTTGGACGGCAGCCCATGAAAAACTTTTAACCGGATTTGCGGGAGAATCGTTACCAGATTTGTGCCAGTTGGGGAATACTTGGATGCCTGAATTTACCGCACTGAATGCTTTGGAGGAGCTAACCCCTTGGATCGCCCAAAGCAAGGTTGTGCAGGCGAAAGATTATTTTACAGGTATTTGGGCCTCTAATGTTTTTGATAATCAAACATATGGTATTCCTTGGTATGTGGATACACGTCTGCTTTTTTACCGAAAAGACCTCCTCGAAAAAGCGGGATACACATCGCCACCCCAAACTTGGCGGGAATGGGAAATAGCCATGCAGCAGATCAAAAAACAAGTGGGACCAGACAAATATGCGGTATTGCTGCCTTTAAACGAGTTTGAACCCCCCATTATTTTTGCCCTTCAACAACCTGAGGAAATGCTTCGAGAAAATGGGACGCGGGGGAATTTCCAAAGTAGCGGTTTCAAAAAAGCATATAGGTACTACCTTGATTTATTCCGCAACCAACTATCACCCAGTGTAGGCAATCAGGAAATATCCAATGTCTGGCATGAATTTGGGCGCGGGTATTTTTCTTTTTATATCACCGGACCTTGGAACGTGAGCGAATTTAAAGCCCGGCTCCCCCAATCCCTACAAACGGCTTGGGCAACCGCCCCCATGCCTGCACCAGAGGCTGGGCAGGCCCCTTATTCGATGGCTGGAGGTGCCAGTTTGGTTATTTTCCGGCAATCAAAACGGAAGGCCGAAGCGTGGGCCTTCTTGGAATACCTCTCGCGTCCAGAAGTGCAAATCCGGTTTAATGAATTGACGGGTGACCTTCCACCACGTCTATCCGCATGGCAAAATCCCAAATTAGCCGCCGATCCATACATGCGGGCGTTTCGGCAACAATTGGAATTCACACGCCCAACCCCGAAAGTGCCCGAATGGGAGCGTATTGCCACCGAATTGCGCCTGACTACCGAGGTGGTGCTGAGTGGCAAAAAAAGTATGGAAGTGGCCTTAAAAGATTTAGATGCCACGACGGACCGCATCCTTGAAAAGCGCCGCTGGATGTTGGCCCAAAACCGAGCAATACCATGA
- a CDS encoding sugar ABC transporter permease, whose amino-acid sequence MNAPTLPIGTVRAAWFFVAPALLLIVVFFFVPVLAAFFLSFTDFDIYALANPDHLRVVGLKNYQELLASEDFWKALGNTFYFVLVGGPLSVGISLGTALLLQSKVVRFKSFFRTIFFAPVVTTIVAVAVVWRYLYHTKYGFLNYILHFLGIDPVDWLGDPIWAMPAIILMAVWKGFGYNMVIFIAGLQNIPDELYESAQIDGAGAWQQFWHVTLPMLAPTFLFVGLMTMIGYFQLFAEPYVMTLGGPLQSTVSIVYLMYEQGFKWWNLGYAAAVAFVLFIIMLVATLIQFRLQKTDAA is encoded by the coding sequence ATGAATGCTCCTACACTCCCTATTGGAACGGTACGTGCTGCATGGTTTTTTGTAGCGCCCGCATTGCTCCTGATTGTGGTCTTTTTCTTTGTGCCCGTTTTGGCTGCTTTTTTTCTGAGTTTCACGGATTTTGACATTTATGCCTTGGCAAACCCGGATCATTTACGGGTAGTGGGTCTTAAAAACTATCAGGAACTGCTTGCTTCCGAAGATTTTTGGAAAGCACTTGGAAATACCTTCTATTTTGTCTTGGTCGGCGGCCCGCTATCGGTGGGCATATCATTGGGTACTGCTTTGTTGTTGCAATCCAAGGTAGTACGGTTCAAATCATTTTTTAGGACTATTTTTTTCGCTCCTGTGGTCACCACCATTGTGGCCGTAGCGGTTGTTTGGCGTTATCTCTATCACACCAAATATGGTTTTCTAAACTACATTCTACATTTTTTGGGAATAGATCCGGTGGATTGGTTGGGAGATCCGATCTGGGCCATGCCTGCAATCATCCTGATGGCGGTCTGGAAAGGCTTTGGTTACAACATGGTTATTTTTATTGCCGGACTACAAAACATACCAGATGAATTGTATGAGTCCGCTCAGATTGATGGGGCGGGGGCTTGGCAGCAGTTCTGGCATGTCACGTTGCCGATGCTTGCTCCTACCTTTTTGTTTGTGGGCCTGATGACGATGATCGGTTATTTTCAGTTGTTTGCCGAACCTTATGTGATGACACTAGGTGGACCACTCCAAAGCACCGTTAGCATCGTGTATCTGATGTATGAACAAGGTTTTAAGTGGTGGAATCTGGGCTATGCGGCTGCCGTTGCATTTGTCTTGTTTATCATTATGCTGGTTGCAACCCTCATCCAATTCCGGCTTCAGAAAACCGATGCCGCCTAA
- a CDS encoding carbohydrate ABC transporter permease, with amino-acid sequence MKHRLNFWLVNGSLWLFALVTAFPLVWMVSVSFMQTGEAGAYPPPLFPQSPTLMQYETLFERMEMGRYFLNSFLLATSITLLSLLLNAMAGYAFAKLSFYGKERLFKTLLAALVIPAQVAMLPLFLMMKYLGLVNTYLGVMIPGMTSIFGIFLIRQYALSVPNELIEAARIDGAGEFRTFWSVIIPLLRPILVTLALFTFMGTWNDFMWPLILMTDEQNYTLPVALAALSREHVQDNEMMMAGSVMTVLPVLIVFLVLQKQYIKGIMMGGVKG; translated from the coding sequence ATGAAACATCGGCTTAATTTTTGGTTGGTAAATGGCAGTTTATGGCTTTTTGCGCTGGTAACCGCCTTTCCATTGGTTTGGATGGTCTCTGTTTCGTTTATGCAAACGGGCGAGGCTGGGGCATACCCACCCCCACTCTTCCCCCAATCCCCCACTCTGATGCAGTATGAAACCCTCTTCGAGCGGATGGAAATGGGGCGATATTTTCTGAATAGTTTCCTTTTGGCGACCAGTATCACGCTACTTTCGTTGCTTTTGAATGCCATGGCTGGCTATGCCTTTGCTAAATTGTCGTTCTATGGGAAAGAGCGCCTATTCAAAACCCTTTTAGCAGCACTTGTCATTCCGGCACAAGTGGCCATGCTACCCCTCTTTCTCATGATGAAATACCTCGGTTTGGTAAATACCTATCTCGGTGTGATGATTCCGGGAATGACCAGCATTTTTGGAATTTTCCTCATCCGGCAATATGCACTTTCGGTTCCCAATGAATTGATAGAAGCCGCCCGAATAGATGGCGCGGGCGAGTTCCGAACCTTCTGGTCGGTGATCATACCACTCCTTCGCCCCATATTGGTGACCTTAGCGTTATTTACTTTTATGGGGACGTGGAATGACTTTATGTGGCCATTGATTTTAATGACCGATGAGCAAAATTATACGCTACCAGTGGCATTGGCAGCCCTTTCTCGTGAACATGTTCAGGACAATGAAATGATGATGGCTGGTTCTGTGATGACGGTTCTGCCTGTATTAATCGTTTTTCTGGTGCTGCAAAAACAATATATCAAAGGCATCATGATGGGAGGCGTAAAGGGATGA
- a CDS encoding discoidin domain-containing protein, whose product MKYKILWWWLFFFSGPYSLAQSGVLTIEDGSDTALWQAAPTEGVNLEITESDGDNGPSIRLDYNFNGKGGWAAAVKPIRLALPENFVLSYRVRGETPLNKLEIKLQQDGNVWWYVQPSLKMPEKWTEQRIKRRKISFAWGPEPKRPLEMLSAFEFTIVAEKGGKGTIWLDDIRIEPRLPDAPYTLTPIITTSSGSGQGVLSKSGAWSPKGGSSQWLMMDFGTYREFGGVTLGWASGGTRYQLAASDDGKHWRNLIAVQNGDGGYDALYLPEAETRFLRLTCFSGCVLRHVQIEEISFSTTPSAYIAHLAARAPEGHFPLYFLEKLTYWTVWGAPHHMNEGLMSEHGMVELEKGGPSFEPFVMMEGKLWSWANTTHEAALESGYLPIPSVTRIMGPLILKVTAWATQEGFMVQYKLHNRSNKRKTGYLYLAARPFQVNPTSQFLNTPGGFAPIKSLSLGQHLQLNQTTFTTMPKPERAWVTRMSEGDLIAQMIQGTPSGKQTVEDSLGFAAGAMRYRLRLRPGESQTVVLHYGTAGGTLEQAKTEWRNLIDRFDLVVPGDEALTQSIKANLGYVLVNQDEDAIQPGSRSYERSWIRDGSLTSAALLRLGHSDTVREYLLWYARFLFDNGKVPCCVDHRGPDPVPENDSHGQFIYLVAEYFRFTNDEETLRKVWPQVQQAVRYMEGLRHLRRTPEYQNPEKKPYFGLLPESISHEGYSDHPRHSFWDYFFAIRGYKDAVYLAEVLGEKETAASFKAFRDEFTQDVHAAIRATMALHQIDYLPGCVELGDFDATSTTVGMTPAEEMARFPEGALEKTFERYWQFAEDRRSGKKVWENYTPYEWRTVGALLRLGWKDRAHAMSRYFFSHQRPASWRHWAEVIWREERTPKFIGDMPHTWVGSDFIRASLSFFAYEREDDQTLVVGAGLLPEWLEKDEGVRVKNLGTWWGSLSYSASRKGETTTFQFSGSLKIPQGGMEVHIPDPKPIREIWINNHRLEIPSHRINVRDFPATVVIRQ is encoded by the coding sequence ATGAAATATAAAATCTTATGGTGGTGGCTGTTCTTTTTTTCGGGACCATATAGCCTGGCCCAATCGGGGGTTTTGACCATCGAGGATGGTTCAGATACGGCTTTGTGGCAAGCGGCCCCAACAGAAGGGGTGAACCTAGAAATAACCGAATCGGACGGAGACAATGGCCCTTCCATTCGCTTAGATTACAATTTCAACGGGAAGGGTGGATGGGCTGCTGCGGTAAAGCCTATCCGTCTTGCCTTGCCAGAAAATTTTGTTCTGAGCTATCGTGTAAGAGGTGAAACACCATTGAATAAGCTTGAAATTAAGCTCCAGCAAGATGGTAACGTTTGGTGGTATGTGCAGCCTTCTTTAAAGATGCCCGAAAAATGGACCGAACAGCGCATTAAGCGCCGGAAAATCAGTTTTGCATGGGGGCCAGAACCCAAGCGGCCATTGGAGATGCTGAGTGCGTTTGAGTTTACCATTGTTGCGGAAAAAGGTGGTAAAGGTACTATTTGGTTGGACGATATTCGGATTGAGCCGCGTCTGCCCGATGCGCCTTATACCCTAACCCCAATCATTACTACTTCCTCTGGATCGGGTCAGGGCGTTTTGTCAAAAAGCGGGGCTTGGTCTCCCAAAGGCGGCTCATCGCAATGGTTGATGATGGATTTTGGTACCTACCGCGAGTTTGGCGGGGTGACATTGGGCTGGGCATCCGGCGGAACACGTTATCAGTTGGCTGCATCCGACGATGGTAAACACTGGCGTAATCTTATTGCGGTTCAAAACGGGGATGGGGGCTATGATGCCCTATATCTTCCTGAAGCCGAAACAAGGTTTCTTCGTCTGACGTGCTTTTCAGGATGTGTCTTAAGGCATGTTCAAATAGAAGAAATTTCTTTTTCTACCACGCCATCTGCCTATATCGCCCATTTGGCTGCAAGGGCGCCAGAAGGCCACTTTCCGCTCTATTTTTTGGAAAAACTAACGTATTGGACGGTTTGGGGTGCCCCCCATCACATGAACGAAGGGTTAATGAGCGAACATGGCATGGTAGAATTAGAGAAAGGTGGCCCCTCGTTTGAACCATTTGTGATGATGGAGGGCAAATTATGGTCGTGGGCCAATACCACACATGAAGCCGCACTCGAAAGCGGGTACCTACCTATCCCAAGCGTAACACGGATCATGGGGCCGTTGATACTTAAGGTGACGGCTTGGGCCACACAAGAAGGGTTTATGGTGCAGTATAAATTACATAATCGTAGCAATAAAAGGAAAACCGGATATTTGTATCTTGCGGCTCGTCCGTTCCAAGTGAACCCAACCTCTCAATTTCTGAATACTCCCGGTGGCTTTGCACCGATCAAGTCCCTTTCGTTGGGACAACACTTACAACTGAACCAAACGACATTCACGACCATGCCTAAGCCTGAAAGGGCATGGGTAACCCGTATGAGTGAGGGCGATCTGATCGCGCAAATGATACAAGGCACACCCTCCGGAAAACAAACGGTCGAAGACTCGTTGGGTTTTGCCGCCGGAGCCATGCGGTATAGACTGAGGCTGAGGCCCGGTGAGTCCCAAACGGTGGTATTACACTATGGTACTGCGGGTGGGACGTTAGAACAGGCAAAAACCGAATGGCGCAATTTGATTGATCGCTTCGATTTGGTCGTTCCCGGAGATGAAGCCCTAACCCAGTCCATCAAAGCCAATCTGGGTTATGTGCTGGTCAACCAAGACGAAGATGCCATCCAGCCGGGGTCCCGAAGTTATGAACGAAGTTGGATTCGGGATGGTTCATTGACTTCTGCGGCGTTGTTACGGTTAGGGCATTCCGATACGGTTCGGGAATACCTTCTGTGGTATGCACGCTTCTTGTTCGATAACGGCAAGGTTCCTTGTTGCGTGGATCATCGCGGGCCAGATCCGGTTCCAGAAAACGATAGTCATGGGCAATTTATCTATCTGGTGGCAGAATATTTCCGATTCACCAACGACGAAGAAACCTTGCGTAAGGTTTGGCCACAGGTTCAACAGGCAGTGCGTTATATGGAAGGGTTGCGGCACTTGAGACGCACGCCAGAATATCAGAACCCAGAAAAGAAGCCCTATTTTGGTCTCCTTCCCGAATCTATCAGCCACGAAGGATATTCCGATCATCCACGTCACTCGTTCTGGGATTATTTTTTTGCCATTCGTGGGTATAAAGATGCGGTCTATCTTGCCGAAGTACTGGGTGAAAAAGAGACTGCCGCAAGCTTTAAGGCATTTCGGGATGAATTTACGCAGGATGTCCACGCCGCAATTCGGGCCACAATGGCGCTACACCAAATAGATTACTTGCCGGGCTGTGTGGAATTGGGGGATTTTGACGCCACCTCCACCACCGTGGGTATGACACCCGCCGAAGAGATGGCACGTTTTCCGGAGGGCGCTCTCGAGAAAACATTTGAGCGATATTGGCAATTTGCCGAGGACAGACGTTCCGGAAAAAAAGTGTGGGAAAATTATACCCCATATGAATGGCGGACGGTCGGAGCACTCCTAAGGTTGGGCTGGAAAGACCGTGCCCATGCAATGAGCCGTTATTTCTTTTCTCATCAACGCCCTGCGTCTTGGCGGCATTGGGCGGAAGTGATCTGGAGGGAGGAGCGTACCCCCAAATTCATTGGCGACATGCCACATACATGGGTGGGATCGGATTTTATCCGTGCCAGCCTCTCCTTTTTTGCGTATGAACGTGAAGACGATCAAACGTTGGTCGTTGGAGCTGGATTGCTGCCGGAGTGGTTGGAAAAGGACGAAGGCGTTAGGGTGAAAAACCTCGGTACATGGTGGGGCAGTCTCTCGTATAGCGCTTCTCGCAAGGGCGAAACCACTACCTTTCAGTTTTCGGGCAGCCTGAAAATTCCTCAAGGCGGGATGGAAGTCCATATACCGGATCCGAAGCCCATTCGCGAAATATGGATTAACAACCATCGTTTGGAAATACCTTCGCATCGTATTAACGTCCGTGATTTCCCCGCAACCGTTGTCATTCGCCAATAG